A single window of Salvia splendens isolate huo1 chromosome 6, SspV2, whole genome shotgun sequence DNA harbors:
- the LOC121809297 gene encoding protein RESPONSE TO LOW SULFUR 3-like produces the protein MAPTIAVPISGNRRDAAEALRRRNEELEKELRSSLEREERMKEELRMTWQRVRLAEEAEERLCGELGELEAEAVDHVRESRAQITLLMEKLSAAHKLLQGASIDAFSLTQ, from the coding sequence ATGGCTCCAACAATCGCCGTGCCGATCTCCGGCAACCGCCGCGACGCGGCGGAGGCGCTGCGGCGGAGGAACGAGGAGCTGGAGAAGGAGCTCCGGAGCAGCctggagagggaggagaggatgAAGGAGGAGCTGCGGATGACGTGGCAGCGAGTGCGgttggcggaggaggcggaggagcgCCTCTGCGGCGAGCTCGGCGAGCTGGAGGCGGAGGCCGTCGATCACGTCAGGGAATCTAGGGCTCAGATTACGCTTCTGATGGAGAAGCTCTCTGCTGCTCACAAGCTTCTTCAAGGTGCTTCAATCGATGCTTTCTCTCTCACTCAAtaa
- the LOC121809456 gene encoding transmembrane protein 120 homolog gives MGDSPRESFGGGEVSSLVEQAKELQEAAASLISRTSREEDALRQRAASLDSRINSLRSSKHDDTLEDELVRARYVLSEGDAAAYLPSKSHGRFLRMFLGPINVRANRKDVQLKVKEEYNNFRDRTSYLFLFFPSLLLVLRSWMWEGCLPALPVQLYQAWLLYLYTGLALRENILRVNGSDIRPWWIKHHYCAMAMALISLTWEIERGPGCAQKQRGVELFLRWAIMQGVAMILQNRYQRQRLYTRIALGKARRMDVVWGETAGVEGQLLLLCPILFVLQGFEAYVGVLLLKTALSGFSPDWQVITCGTLFIIMAVGNFANTVQTLATKSKVKAKIRKGKSRQELNSGSEGKSL, from the exons ATGGGGGACTCGCCGCGAGAATCATTCGGCGGCGGCGAAGTTTCCAGCCTTGTGGAGCAGGCAAAGGAGCTGCAGGAAGCGGCGGCGTCGCTCATCTCCCGCACCTCTCGCGAAGAGGATGCGCTCCGCCAGCGCGCGGCGTCGCTCGATTCCCGAATCAACTCGCTGCGCAGCTCCAAACACGATGATACA TTGGAGGATGAGTTGGTGAGAGCGAGATACGTGCTGAGTGAAGGAGATGCGGCGGCGTATCTTCCTAGCAAATCTCACG GGAGGTTTTTGAGGATGTTTTTGGGGCCGATTAATGTGCGGGCGAATAGGAAGGATGTGCAGttgaaagtaaaagaagaatacAATAACTTCAGA GATAGAACGTCGTATCTGTTCCTGTTTTTTCCGTCTTTGCTGCTAGTCCTTAGGTCGTGGATGTGGGAAGGATGCTTACCTGCATTGCCAGTTCAACTTTACCAG GCATGGTTGCTGTACCTCTACACAGGTTTGGCCTTGCGAGAAAACATCTTGCGAGTTAACGGAAGTGATATACGTCCATG GTGGATTAAACACCATTATTGTGCTATGGCTATGGCTCTTATTAGTCTTACTTGGGAGATTGAGAGAGGACCCGGTTGTGCTCAGAAACAG AGAGGCGTTGAGTTGTTTCTACGATGGGCTATCATGCAAGGAGTTGCAATGATTCTTCAGAATCGGTATCAGAGGCAAAGACTTTATACACGTATTGCACTTGGCAAG GCAAGGAGAATGGATGTTGTTTGGGGAGAAACTGCTGGAGTGGAGGGTCAGTTGTTGCTGCTTTGCCCTATACTTTTCGTATTGCAG GGTTTCGAAGCGTATGTCGGGGTCTTGTTGCTTAAAACCGCACTTTCTGGATTCAGTCCAGATTGGCAG GTTATTACATGCGGGACTCTATTCATAATCATGGCTGTTGGGAATTTCGCAAACACAGTGCAGACACTGGCGACTAAGTCTAAGGTGAAGGCGAAGATAAGGAAAGGTAAAAGCAGGCAAGAATTGAACAGTGGATCTGAGGGTAAGAGTTTATGA
- the LOC121809296 gene encoding uncharacterized protein LOC121809296: MGQFSWKPPSICIIAVLLTAFLLLPAARSEPSILKLPSDHPETDLCPLNSEPDACPVKCFRPDPVCGVDGVTYWCGCAEAHCAGARVKKSGYCEVGNGGSGPAGQALLLVHIIWLILLGIFVLFGML, translated from the coding sequence ATGGGCCAATTCAGCTGGAAACCGCCTTCAATTTGCATAATCGCCGTGCTCCTCACCGCCTTTCTCCTCCTCCCCGCCGCCCGTTCCGAGCCTAGTATCCTCAAGCTTCCGTCCGATCACCCAGAGACCGACCTCTGCCCGTTGAATTCGGAACCGGATGCGTGCCCTGTGAAATGCTTCCGCCCCGACCCGGTCTGCGGCGTAGACGGCGTCACCTACTGGTGCGGGTGCGCAGAGGCCCACTGCGCTGGGGCGCGTGTGAAGAAATCCGGGTATTGTGAAGTCGGAAATGGCGGGTCGGGCCCCGCGGGTCAGGCGCTTTTGTTGGTTCACATCATATGGCTGATCTTGCTCGGGATATTTGTGCTGTTTGGGATGCTTTGA
- the LOC121809679 gene encoding zinc finger-containing ubiquitin peptidase 1-like isoform X2 produces MAFSACPFCNFSVPTHELESHANQHFIGEDEARDMEFARRIAHLPPSPSPTNNYISIYEDSAPSSSYVIDARVDTTASGGNRYDQVRAYLVVSQRQEVFYKIECDLMVMLRKCLESESGSSRTVLCGYIDHFQSIVSHDHGWGCGWRNIQMLSSHLIKQRQEARQVLYGGSGFVPNIESLQRWLELAWEKGFDPPGSDDFDRRVHGTRTWIGTTECAALLRSFGLRARIVDFSTRKAAGVYGPMDRFLSKGVGSSIAVSTGKESDRDYGKGKGHRVLARWVWNYFSSSNTGRSGNQHVVLSEKSPLYFQHDGHSRTIVGIQAKPEKNGMLQYNLLILDPSELWPPQPGLSFLKTNVEAKCFDLLESASTFLHLQS; encoded by the exons ATGGCTTTTTCAGCTTGCCCTTTCTGTAATTTCAGCGTTCCGACTCACGAACTCGAGAG TCACGCGAATCAGCATTTTATCGGTGAAGATGAGGCGAGAGATATGGAGTTCGCGCGGCGAATCGCTCATCTTCCGCCCAGTCCATCTCCAACT AATAACTATATTTCGATTTATGAGGATAGTGCTCCGAGCAGTTCTTATGTTATTGATGCTAGGGTAGATACAACTGCAAGTGGAGGGAATAGATATGATCAAGTTCGCGCTTATTTAGTCGTCTCACAGAGACAGGAGGTGTTCTACAAAATCGAATGTGATTTGATGGTTATGCTGAGAAAATGTTTGGAATCGGAATCAGGAAGCTCGAGAACTGTGTTGTGTGGGTATATTGATCATTTCCAGAGCATTGTATCCCACGATCATGGTTGGGGATGTGGGTGGCGTAACATACAGATGCTCAGCTCTCACTTGATCAAACAAAGACAAGAAGCACGACAAGTCCTTTATGGTGGTTCTGGGTTTGTACCTAATATTGAATCGCTTCAAAGGTGGCTTGAACTTGCCTGGGAGAAAGGGTTCGATCCTCCTGGCTCTGATGATTTTGATCGTAGAGTTCATGGCACGAGAACTTGGATTGGAACCACGGAGTGTGCTGCACTTCTCCGTTCCTTTGGTCTGCGTGCCAGAATTGTGGATTTTTCTACGAGGAAAGCCGCAGGGGTTTATGGGCCAATGGACAGGTTTCTTTCAAAGGGAGTAGGCTCTTCAATTGCAGTATCCACTGGAAAAGAAAGCGATAGAGATTATGGGAAGGGTAAGGGTCACCGGGTTCTTGCTCGATGGGTTTGGAATTACTTTTCTAGCAGCAATACAGGTAGATCAGGCAATCAGCATGTTGTTCTTAGTGAGAAATC GCCACTGTACTTCCAACATGATGGCCATTCAAGAACCATTGTTGGCATTCAAGCTAAGCCCGAGAAGAATGGGATGCTGCAGTACAACTTACTGATTCTGGATCCTAGTGAA TTGTGGCCACCACAGCCTGGGCTCTCATTCCTAAAGACGAATGTTGAAGCAAAATGTTTTGATCTCCTTGAGTCCGCGTCAACTTTCCTTCACTTACAGAGCTAA
- the LOC121809679 gene encoding uncharacterized protein LOC121809679 isoform X1, translated as MAFSACPFCNFSVPTHELESHANQHFIGEDEARDMEFARRIAHLPPSPSPTNNYISIYEDSAPSSSYVIDARVDTTASGGNRYDQVRAYLVVSQRQEVFYKIECDLMVMLRKCLESESGSSRTVLCGYIDHFQSIVSHDHGWGCGWRNIQMLSSHLIKQRQEARQVLYGGSGFVPNIESLQRWLELAWEKGFDPPGSDDFDRRVHGTRTWIGTTECAALLRSFGLRARIVDFSTRKAAGVYGPMDRFLSKGVGSSIAVSTGKESDRDYGKGKGHRVLARWVWNYFSSSNTGRSGNQHVVLSEKSPLYFQHDGHSRTIVGIQAKPEKNGMLQYNLLILDPSERTKSSGEISQRKWWLAAINKERSAHSEEAAIPVMLC; from the exons ATGGCTTTTTCAGCTTGCCCTTTCTGTAATTTCAGCGTTCCGACTCACGAACTCGAGAG TCACGCGAATCAGCATTTTATCGGTGAAGATGAGGCGAGAGATATGGAGTTCGCGCGGCGAATCGCTCATCTTCCGCCCAGTCCATCTCCAACT AATAACTATATTTCGATTTATGAGGATAGTGCTCCGAGCAGTTCTTATGTTATTGATGCTAGGGTAGATACAACTGCAAGTGGAGGGAATAGATATGATCAAGTTCGCGCTTATTTAGTCGTCTCACAGAGACAGGAGGTGTTCTACAAAATCGAATGTGATTTGATGGTTATGCTGAGAAAATGTTTGGAATCGGAATCAGGAAGCTCGAGAACTGTGTTGTGTGGGTATATTGATCATTTCCAGAGCATTGTATCCCACGATCATGGTTGGGGATGTGGGTGGCGTAACATACAGATGCTCAGCTCTCACTTGATCAAACAAAGACAAGAAGCACGACAAGTCCTTTATGGTGGTTCTGGGTTTGTACCTAATATTGAATCGCTTCAAAGGTGGCTTGAACTTGCCTGGGAGAAAGGGTTCGATCCTCCTGGCTCTGATGATTTTGATCGTAGAGTTCATGGCACGAGAACTTGGATTGGAACCACGGAGTGTGCTGCACTTCTCCGTTCCTTTGGTCTGCGTGCCAGAATTGTGGATTTTTCTACGAGGAAAGCCGCAGGGGTTTATGGGCCAATGGACAGGTTTCTTTCAAAGGGAGTAGGCTCTTCAATTGCAGTATCCACTGGAAAAGAAAGCGATAGAGATTATGGGAAGGGTAAGGGTCACCGGGTTCTTGCTCGATGGGTTTGGAATTACTTTTCTAGCAGCAATACAGGTAGATCAGGCAATCAGCATGTTGTTCTTAGTGAGAAATC GCCACTGTACTTCCAACATGATGGCCATTCAAGAACCATTGTTGGCATTCAAGCTAAGCCCGAGAAGAATGGGATGCTGCAGTACAACTTACTGATTCTGGATCCTAGTGAA AGGACAAAGAGCTCTGGAGAAATCTCTCAGCGGAAATGGTGGTTGGCAGCAATTAATAAAGAGAGGAGTGCACACTCTGAAGAAGCCGCAATACCAG TTATGCTATGTTGA
- the LOC121809318 gene encoding 40S ribosomal protein S4-1-like produces the protein MARGLKKHLKRLNAPSHWMLDKLGGAFAPKPSPGPHKSRECLPLILILRNRLKYALTYREVIAILMQRHIQVDGKVRTDKTYPAGFMDVVSIPKTNENFRLLYDTKGRFRLHSIRDDEAKFKMCKVRSVQFGKKGIPYINTFDGRTIRYPDPLIKANDTIKLDLESNKIVDFIKYDVGNVVMVTGGRNRGRVGVIKNREKHKGSFETLHIQDATGHEFATRSGNVFTIGKGTKPWISLPKGKGIKLTIIEEARKRLQAQAATA, from the exons GCTTTT GCCCCCAAACCATCACCTGGACCCCACAAATCCAGGGAATGCCTCCCATTGATTCTGATCCTCAGGAACAGGCTCAAGTATGCTCTTACTTACCGTGAGGTTATTGCTATTTTGATGCAACGTCACATTCAGGTTGATGGAAAGGTCAGGACTGACAAGACTTATCCTGCTGGTTTCATGG ATGTTGTGTCTATTCCAAAGACCAATGAGAATTTCCGTCTTCTCTATGACACCAAGGGTCGCTTCAGACTTCACTCTATTCGTGATGACGAGGCTAAG TTCAAGATGTGCAAGGTTCGTTCAGTTCAGTTTGGAAAGAAGGGCATTCCTTACATCAACACTTTTGATGGAAGAACCATTCGCTACCCAGACCCTCTCATCAAGGCCAACGACACTATCAAGCTGGACCTTGAGAGTAACAAGATTGTCGATTTCATCAAGTATGATGTGGGCAATGTTGTCATGGTGACTGGTGGTAGGAACAGAGGACGTGTTGGTGTGATCAAGAACCGTGAGAAGCATAAGGGAAGCTTTGAGACTCTTCACATTCAGGATGCTACCGGCCATGAGTTTGCAACCAGATCAGGTAATGTGTTCACAATTGGCAAGGGTACGAAGCCATGGATATCTCTTCCAAAGGGCAAAGGTATTAAGTTGACCATTATTGAGGAGGCAAGGAAGAGGCTTCAGGCTCAGGCTGCTACAGCTTAG
- the LOC121809486 gene encoding 60S ribosomal protein L9-2-like yields the protein MKTILSSDSMDIPDGIKIKVNAKVIEVQGPRGTLSRNFKHLNLDFQLVTDQETGKKKLKIDAWFGSRKATASIRTALSHVQNLINGVTSGYRYKMRFVYAHFPINASITGSGTAIEIRNFLGEKKVRKVDMLEGVSIVRSEKVKDELVLEGNDIELVSRSCALINQKCHVKNKDIRKFLDGIYVSEKGAIAVEE from the exons ATGAAGACGATCCTATCCTCTGACTCCATGGATATCCCCGACGGCATCAAAATTAAGGTGAACGCCAAGGTGATCGAGGTCCAAGGCCCGAGGGGAACACTCTCCCGCAACTTCAAGCATCTAAATCTGGATTTCCAGCTTGTCACTGACCAGGAAACCGGGAAGAAGAAGCTGAAGATCGATGCCTGGTTCGGCAGCAGGAAAGCCACCGCCTCCATTCGCACCGCGCTTAGCCACGTCCAGAATTTGATCAACGGTGTCACCAGCGGCTACCGTTACAAGATGCGTTTCGTTTACGCTCACTTTCCGATCAACGCTTCCATCACTGGCAGCGGCACCGCCATTGAGATCCGCAACTTCCTTGGCGAGAAGAAG GTGAGGAAGGTTGATATGCTTGAAGGGGTTTCCATTGTGCGGTCTGAGAAGGTGAAGGATGAGCTTGTTTTGGAGGGCAATGACATCGAGCTCGTTTCTAGATCATGTGCTTTGATAAACCAG AAATGCCATGTGAAGAACAAGGATATTCGGAAGTTCCTTGATGGTATCTACGTAAGTGAAAAAGGGGCTATAGCTGTTGAAGAATAA